From Nycticebus coucang isolate mNycCou1 chromosome 6, mNycCou1.pri, whole genome shotgun sequence, the proteins below share one genomic window:
- the LOC128587651 gene encoding tubulin beta chain-like, giving the protein MREIVHIQAGQCGNQIGAKFWEVISDEHGIDPTGTYHGDSDLQLHRISVYCNEATGGKYVPRAILVDLEPGTMDSVRSGPFGQIFRPDNFVFGQSGAGNNWAKGHYTEGAELVDSVLDVVRKEAESCDCLQGFQLTHSLGGGTGSGMGTLLISKIREEYPDRIMNTFSVVPSPKVSDTVVEPYNATLSVHQLVENTDETYCIDNEALYDICFRTLKLTTPTYGDLNHLVSATMSGVTTCLRFPGQLNADLRKLALNMVPFPCLHFFMPGFAPLTSRGSQQYWALTVPELTQQVFDAKNMMAACDPRHGRYLTVAAVFRGRMSMKEVDEQMLNVQNKNSSYFVEWIPNNVKTAVCDIPPRGLKMAITFIGNSTAIQELFKRISEQFTAMFRRKAFLHWYTGEGMDEMEFTKAESNMNDLVSEYQQYQDATAEEEEDFGEEAEEEA; this is encoded by the coding sequence aTGAGGGAAATCGTGCACATCCAGGCTGGTCAGTGTGGCAACCAAATCGGTGCTAAGTTCTGGGAGGTGATCAGCGATGAACATGGCATCGACCCCACCGGTACCTACCACGGGGACAGTGATCTGCAGCTACACCGAATCTCTGTGTACTGCAATGAAGCCACAGGTGGCAAATATGTTCCTCGTGCTATCCTGGTGGATCTAGAACCAGGGACCATGGACTCTGTTCGCTCAGGTCCTTTTGGCCAAATCTTCAGACCAGACAACTTTGTTTTTGGTCAGTCTGGGGCAGGCAACAACTGGGCCAAGGGCCACTATACAGAAGGGGCTGAGCTGGTTGATTCAGTCCTGGATGTGGTACggaaggaggcagagagctgTGACTGCCTGCAGGGCTTCCAGCTGACCCACTCGCTGGGTGGGGGCACAGGTTCTGGAATGGGCACACTCCTTATCAGCAAGATCCGAGAAGAGTATCCTGACCGCATCATGAATACCTTCAGTGTGGTGCCTTCACCCAAAGTGTCTGATACCGTGGTTGAGCCCTATAATGCCACCCTTTCTGTCCATCAGTTGGTAGAGAACACTGATGAGACCTACTGCATTGACAACGAGGCCCTTTACGACATCTGCTTCCGTACCCTAAAGCTGACCACGCCAACTTATGGGGACCTGAACCACCTTGTCTCAGCCACCATGAGTGGTGTCACCACCTGCCTCCGTTTCCCTGGCCAGCTCAACGCTGACCTCCGCAAGCTGGCACTCAACATGGTGCCCTTCCCATGTCTCCACTTCTTCATGCCTGGCTTTGCCCCTCTCACCAGCCGTGGAAGCCAGCAGTATTGGGCTCTCACTGTGCCAGAACTCACCCAGCAGGTCTTTGATGCCAAGAACAtgatggctgcctgtgacccccgCCATGGCCGATACCTCACTGTGGCTGCTGTCTTCCGTGGACGGATGTCCATGAAGGAGGTAGATGAGCAGATGCTCAATGTACAGAACAAGAATAGCAGCTACTTTGTCGAATGGATCCCCAACAATGTCAAGACAGCTGTCTGTGACATCCCACCTCGTGGCCTCAAGATGGCAATCACCTTCATTGGCAACAGCACAGCCATCCAGGAGCTCTTCAAGCGCATCTCAGAGCAGTTCACAGCCATGTTCCGCCGGAAGGCCTTCCTCCACTGGTATACAGGCGAGGGCATGGACGAGATGGAATTCACCAAGGCTGAGAGCAACATGAATGACCTCGTCTCTGAGTATCAGCAGTACCAGGATGCCACcgcagaagaggaggaggattttGGGGAAGAGGCTGAAGAGGAGGCCTAA